One Carassius gibelio isolate Cgi1373 ecotype wild population from Czech Republic chromosome A20, carGib1.2-hapl.c, whole genome shotgun sequence DNA segment encodes these proteins:
- the LOC127938882 gene encoding L-selectin-like, which produces MKILLTASDLVERRLKRSMTRCVVYTDVLIHLWLILVSVEGWTYHWKDNEKMTWNETRGWCQKEYTDIVMVHNENVTRFLEKNLPEKSSSPYFWIGMKKINDIWTWAANGQRVDNENWAPTEPNNNKADENCVELYTNTNNKGKWNDDSCEHKKHPVCQKAQCPNNCTDRQYCVEQVNNVTCVCKTGFSGPECETVVSCEPLSAPPHGGMQCSGPYGNHSLNSDCTFSCVGGYKLNGKDELKCNSSGAWNAPPPSCAGAISECFPILLFGGGLLNCTEGHDSIRSACRVQCPPGHLLLGFVEFTCRADGTWESSFPLMCASYVHFLIALLASVVISVFCGCLFCCSNCRRKLDQKQRIQHLKQNTHH; this is translated from the exons ATGAAAATTCTACTAACGGCAAGTGATTTAGTTGAAAGGAGACTAAAAAGAAGCATG ACTAGATGTGTTGTGTACACAGATGTTTTGATACATCTTTGGTTGATATTGG TCAGTGTTGAAGGATGGACGTATCACTGGAAGGATAATGAGAAAATGACCTGGAATGAGACAAGGGGGTGGTGTCAAAAAGAATACACAGACATTGTGATGGTCCACAATGAAAATGTAACACGCTTCCTTGAAAAAAATTTGCCTGAAAAATCTTCATCTCCTTACTTCTGGATTGGAATGAAAAAGATCAATGACATTTGGACGTGGGCTGCCAATGGACAGAGGGTGGACAATGAAAACTGGGCACCCACTGAGCCCAACAACAACAAGGCAGATGAGAACTGTGTGGAATTATACACCAACACTAACAATAAAGGAAAGTGGAATGATGACAGCTGTGAACATAAAAAGCATCCTGTATGCCAGAAAG CACAGTGTCCAAACAATTGCACTGATAGACAGTACTGCGTAGAACAAGTCAACAACGTCACCTGTGTGTGTAAAACAGGCTTCTCTGGGCCAGAGTGTGAAACAG tGGTTTCTTGTGAACCACTCTCTGCACCACCACATGGCGGGATGCAATGCTCCGGTCCGTATgggaatcattcactcaactcaGATTGTACATTTTCTTGTGTTGGTGGTTATAAACTGAATGGTAAAGATGAGCTCAAATGCAATTCCTCCGGTGCATGGAACGCACCACCACCTTCATGTGCAGGTGCAATAT cGGAGTGTTTTCCCATTCTTTTGTTTGGTGGTGGATTGCTGAACTGCACTGAAGGACATGACAGCATCAGATCTGCCTGTAGAGTACAGTGTCCACCTGGTCACCTGCTGCTGGGGTTTGTTGAGTTCACCTGCAGAGCTGATGGCACATGGGAGTCTTCCTTTCCACTAATGTGTGCAA GTTATGTCCATTTTCTAATTGCTCTTTTGGCATCTGTTGTCATCTCTGTGTTTTGTGGCTGTTTATTTTGTTGCTCCAACTGCAGAAGGA AACTCGACCAGAAACAGAGAATCCAGCATTTGAAGCAGAACACACACCACTAG